The Streptococcus pantholopis genome has a segment encoding these proteins:
- a CDS encoding 4-oxalocrotonate tautomerase codes for MPFVKIDLFEGRTEAQKIELAREVTEVVARVAKAPKEAIHVFINDLPEGSYYPHGEIKRK; via the coding sequence ATGCCGTTTGTAAAAATCGATTTGTTTGAAGGCCGAACTGAGGCTCAGAAAATTGAACTTGCTCGTGAAGTCACTGAAGTTGTTGCCCGTGTTGCCAAAGCGCCCAAAGAGGCTATTCATGTCTTTATCAATGATCTTCCGGAAGGTAGCTATTATCCGCACGGAGAAATAAAAAGGAAATAA
- a CDS encoding thymidine kinase, which yields MAQLYYKYGTMNSGKTIEILKVAHNYEEQGKPVVIMTSALDTRDGFGFVSSRIGMRRKAMPITADTDIFAYIANLAQPPYCVLIDECQFLSKNNVYDLARVVDELDIPVMAFGLKNDFQNELFEGSKYLLLLADKIEEIKTICQFCSKKATMVLRIENGRPVYDGEQIQIGGSESYIPVCRKHYFHPEIAADIKE from the coding sequence TTGGCGCAGTTATATTATAAATACGGGACTATGAATTCGGGTAAAACGATTGAAATTTTAAAAGTTGCTCATAATTACGAGGAGCAGGGCAAACCTGTTGTTATTATGACATCAGCACTTGATACCCGAGATGGTTTCGGCTTTGTTTCCAGCCGTATCGGTATGCGAAGAAAAGCTATGCCTATTACTGCGGATACAGATATTTTTGCTTATATAGCCAATCTTGCCCAGCCTCCTTACTGTGTTCTGATTGATGAATGCCAGTTTTTAAGCAAAAACAATGTCTATGATCTGGCCCGCGTAGTAGATGAGCTGGATATACCTGTTATGGCTTTCGGTTTGAAAAATGATTTTCAGAACGAATTATTTGAAGGATCCAAATATTTGCTCCTTCTGGCTGATAAAATTGAGGAAATCAAGACAATCTGTCAGTTCTGCTCGAAAAAAGCCACTATGGTTCTGAGGATTGAAAACGGCCGGCCGGTCTATGACGGAGAACAGATTCAGATAGGCGGGAGTGAAAGTTATATACCTGTCTGCCGCAAGCACTATTTTCATCCGGAAATTGCGGCTGACATTAAAGAGTGA